The following is a genomic window from Clostridia bacterium.
TCCGCCACCTCGGTTATGTTCATGTCCTCCGACTTTAAGAGTGTGCAGGCGTGCTTGATTACAACTGCAGTTTTGTATTTCAAGGGCGACATTTTCATTTTTTTCTGAAACAGTCTTCGGAAATGGGACTCACTTAAACCGCACAGGTCGGCAAGTGCTTTTACCGAAACATCTTTATTAAAATGCGTTTTCAGAAAATCCACCGCAGGAGAAATCTTACCAAAGCTCTCTTTTTTTCTGACCGTCGCATCAAAAGCGGCAATCAGGCAAAAAAGCTTTGCCATCACATCAAACTGCTCCTCCCGGTAAAAACACAGCAACAAATCGTTTACCGTCTGCTTCAGTTCCCCGGTTGCCTTAAGCTTTACCGGCACCTTGGAAATGAGTGTTTCATTCTCTGTTTCCAATTCAAAATCCGTCAGAATACCGTCAGCGGTTTCACTATAAATAACATAACTGTACCGCGCACCTTTCGGGATATACACAATGTCATTCTCGCCCGCCGAAAGCGCACCTTTAGATGTGTAAAAAACATACTCACCCCGGATAATATACAAAAATGCCGCTTTGTTGCGGTTGTTTTGGCTAAGTTTTTTATGGACTGGCGTTTTGCGTACCACCACAACATTTTTCAAAATATAGCTTTTGTTCATCCGCTTTACACCTCATTTTTTATTATACATAAATTTTGTTTCAAGTCAATAGAA
Proteins encoded in this region:
- a CDS encoding helix-turn-helix transcriptional regulator, with protein sequence MNKSYILKNVVVVRKTPVHKKLSQNNRNKAAFLYIIRGEYVFYTSKGALSAGENDIVYIPKGARYSYVIYSETADGILTDFELETENETLISKVPVKLKATGELKQTVNDLLLCFYREEQFDVMAKLFCLIAAFDATVRKKESFGKISPAVDFLKTHFNKDVSVKALADLCGLSESHFRRLFQKKMKMSPLKYKTAVVIKHACTLLKSEDMNITEVAESLGFSSIYAFSRVFKKEMGISPKKYAEIK